A DNA window from Pongo abelii isolate AG06213 chromosome 2, NHGRI_mPonAbe1-v2.0_pri, whole genome shotgun sequence contains the following coding sequences:
- the LOC134761095 gene encoding uncharacterized protein LOC134761095, whose amino-acid sequence MQGKENERGVENVRKKARSARSPNTHNPQDWGQNPRKLYSECAQGPVLPTSEGCWRRKAPRLGWSQSQQLAQSAVGCWVRLAAAGPAQQSRGASLHLRSAGRRGLALRPLSVRAGLAETALGSEGRGRAWPGPGTAATSFLPSEAVSSSAPGLSTVCCPPLQRALSGAASGDQLACLTSLPSGRKISGKYRPARTIRRAGTGEEQRRGSVLGSDSGRIPGFLKGPGDSHWSRERGDRSSPPITSQIHQHLFCLWKSLGPGVTPQQKDLNPDTPSPRLNCNSLNT is encoded by the exons ATGCAAGGGAAAGAGAACGAGCGTGGAGTGGAAAATGTCAGGAAAAAAGCTAGAAGCGCGC GGTCACCTAACACACACAACCCTCAGGACTGGGGCCAAAACCCGCGGAAACTCTACAGCGAGTGTGCCCAGGGGCCGGTGCTCCCCACCTCCGAGGGCTGCTGGAGACGGAAAGCCCCTCGGCTGGGCTGGTCTCAGAGTCAGCAGCTCGCCCAAAGTGCGGTCGGATGCTGGGTCCGGCTGGCCGCGGCGGGCCCCGCGCAGCAGTCCCGCGGGGCCTCACTGCATCTTCGCTCTGCCGGACGCCGGGGACTCGCGCTCCGCCCGCTCAGTGTCCGGGCTGGCTTGGCGGAGACGGCGCTGGGCTCCGAGGGCAGGGGACGGGCATGGCCGGGTCCGGGGACCGCCGCTACCTCATTTCTTCCTTCCGAGGCGGTGTCCAGCTCCGCTCCCGGGCTCTCCACGGTCTGCTGCCCGCCTTTGCAGCGCGCCCTCTCCGGTGCTGCGAGCGGTGACCAGCTCGCCTGCCTCACATCCTTGCCGTCCGGGAGGAAGATCTCGGGTAAATATAGGCCGGCGCGAACCATTCGCCGCGCGGGGACAGGGGAGGAGCAGAGAAGAGGATCTGTTTTGGGTTCCGACTCCGGGCGGATTCCTGGTTTCTTAAAGGGACCGGGTGACAGCCATTGGTCGAGGGAGCGGGGAGACCGGTCCAGTCCGCCAATTACGTCCCAAATTCACCAGCATCTCTTTTGTCTATGGAAATCACTGGGGCCTGGGGTTACCCCGCAGCAAAAAGACTTGAATCCTGACACTCCATCCCCCAGGCTGAATTGCAACTCACTGAATACAT aa
- the FAM43A gene encoding protein FAM43A: MLPWKKHKFELLAEAPPRQASKPKGYAVSLHYSALSSLARACPEGALSRVGNMFRSKRKKLHITSEDPTYTVLYLGNATTIQARGDGCTDLAVGKIWSKSEAGRQGTKMKLTVSAQGIRMVHAEERALRRPGHLYLLHRVTYCVADARLPKVFAWVYRHELKHKAVMLRCHAVLVSKPEKAQAMALLLYQTSANALAEFKRLKRRDDARHQQQELVGAHTIPLVPLRKLLLHGPCCYKPPVERSRSAPKLGSITEDLLGEQQEQELQEEEEEEEEPPEVCPEEEENRAAEGDPAEEEAEAQRALVVAMHFECGDLLDTLENGRGEALGGCGGSLGPGAGPPPLLLGSASDMKAELSQLISDLGELSFGNDVRTLQADLRVTRLLSGDSTGSESSIEGGGPDATSATAGDSSGQADGASADEPHSG, from the coding sequence ATGCTGCCGTGGAAGAAGCACAAGTTCGAGCTGCTGGCCGAGGCGCCGCCGCGGCAGGCGTCCAAGCCCAAGGGCTACGCTGTGAGCCTGCACTACTCCGCGCTCAGCTCGCTGGCGCGGGCGTGCCCCGAAGGCGCGCTTAGCCGGGTGGGCAACATGTTTCGCTCCAAGCGCAAGAAGCTGCACATCACTAGCGAGGACCCAACTTACACCGTGCTCTACCTGGGCAATGCCACCACCATCCAGGCGCGCGGCGACGGCTGCACCGACCTTGCTGTGGGCAAGATCTGGAGCAAGAGCGAGGCGGGCCGTCAGGGCACCAAGATGAAGCTGACGGTGAGTGCGCAGGGTATCCGCATGGTGCACGCCGAGGAGCGCGCGCTGCGCCGCCCGGGCCACCTCTACCTGCTGCACCGCGTCACCTACTGCGTGGCGGATGCGCGGCTGCCCAAGGTCTTCGCCTGGGTGTACCGGCACGAGCTGAAGCACAAGGCCGTGATGCTGCGCTGCCACGCCGTGCTGGTGTCCAAGCCCGAAAAGGCGCAGGCCATGGCCCTGCTACTCTACCAGACGTCGGCCAACGCGCTGGCGGAATTTAAACGCCTCAAGCGGCGGGACGACGCGCGTCACCAGCAGCAGGAGCTGGTGGGCGCACACACCATCCCGCTAGTGCCGTTGCGCAAGCTGCTCCTGCACGGACCCTGCTGCTATAAACCGCCGGTGGAGCGCAGCCGCAGCGCGCCCAAGCTTGGCTCCATCACCGAGGACCTGCTCGGCGAACAGCAGGAGCAGGAgctgcaggaggaagaggaagaggaagaggagccaCCCGAGGTCTGCccggaggaggaggagaaccgTGCGGCAGAGGGAGATCCAGCAGAGGAGGAGGCCGAGGCGCAGCGTGCGCTAGTGGTCGCCATGCACTTTGAGTGCGGGGACTTGTTGGATACCCTGGAGAATGGCCGTGGGGAGGCGCTAGGAGGCTGCGGGGGCTCCCTGGGCCCGGGGGCCGGGCCGCCGCCTCTGCTGCTGGGCAGCGCCTCCGACATGAAGGCTGAGCTGTCGCAACTTATCAGCGACCTGGGCGAGCTCAGCTTCGGCAACGACGTGCGCACCCTGCAGGCCGACTTGCGGGTGACGCGCCTGCTGTCGGGTGACAGCACGGGCAGCGAGAGCTCCATCGAGGGCGGGGGCCCTGACGCCACCTCCGCCACCGCCGGGGACTCGTCCGGCCAGGCCGACGGCGCCAGTGCAGACGAGCCCCACTCGGGCTGA